Proteins co-encoded in one Malus domestica chromosome 09, GDT2T_hap1 genomic window:
- the LOC108171865 gene encoding uncharacterized protein isoform X2, translating to MNCRLKAKSKAKSLVGSVSSNWKNSAQAAKLLGVDSNGFSVDMVAEFIAAELHSECLPFLNPSHEGMWCKISLYEDKKKEKNVVQDSLTELNVQLEDTTSEKKTCEPEKCVNKVCRVCLKVSHWTCECSYLRRVLAGVSEVGKGYVIVCLRCPSVRNRCKHNISRAVYVYCYICKVWGQHITGECSKIPRRMKEDTKENALILYL from the exons ATGAACTGCCGACTGAAAGCCAAATCAAAGGCCAAGTCCCTGGTGGGATCAGTATCCTCGAATTGGAAGAATTCAGCCCAAGCGGCGAAGCTCCTAG GAGTGGATTCAAATGGATTTTCTGTAGACATGGTTGCAGAGTTCATAGCTGCAGAACTCCACTCGGAGTGCTTGCCATTTCTGAACCCGTCACATGAAGGCATGTGGTGCAAGATCAGCCTGTATGAAG ataagaagaaagagaaaaatgttGTTCAAGACTCTCTGACTGAACTCAACGTCCAACTTGAGGATACAACTTCAGAGAAGAAAACTTGTGAGCCTgagaaatgtgtcaacaaagttTGTCGTGTTTGCCTCAAGGTTAGCCACTGGACCTGTGAGTGCTCCTACCTCCGTCGTGTCCTAGCTGGCGTATCTGAGGTTGGCAAGGGCTATGTAATAGTTTGTTTGCGTTGTCCTTCAGTGCGTAACAGGTGCAAGCATAATATCAGCCGTGCTGTTTACGTGTATTGTTATATATGTAAAGTGTGGGGTCAGCACATCACTGGTGAGTGTTCGAAGATCCCAAGACGAATGAAGGAGGATACAAAGGAAAATGCGTTGATCCTGTATCTCTAG
- the LOC108171865 gene encoding uncharacterized protein isoform X1 codes for MNCRLKAKSKAKSLVGSVSSNWKNSAQAAKLLGVDSNGFSVDMVAEFIAAELHSECLPFLNPSHEGMWCKISLYEAMNRRLTAKSKAKLRMGSGSWQVMNSAQEPKLLDKKKEKNVVQDSLTELNVQLEDTTSEKKTCEPEKCVNKVCRVCLKVSHWTCECSYLRRVLAGVSEVGKGYVIVCLRCPSVRNRCKHNISRAVYVYCYICKVWGQHITGECSKIPRRMKEDTKENALILYL; via the exons ATGAACTGCCGACTGAAAGCCAAATCAAAGGCCAAGTCCCTGGTGGGATCAGTATCCTCGAATTGGAAGAATTCAGCCCAAGCGGCGAAGCTCCTAG GAGTGGATTCAAATGGATTTTCTGTAGACATGGTTGCAGAGTTCATAGCTGCAGAACTCCACTCGGAGTGCTTGCCATTTCTGAACCCGTCACATGAAGGCATGTGGTGCAAGATCAGCCTGTATGAAG CCATGAACCGTCGACTGACAGCAAAATCAAAGGCCAAGCTTCGCATGGGATCAGGATCCTGGCAGGTGATGAACTCAGCTCAAGAGCCGAAGCTCCTAG ataagaagaaagagaaaaatgttGTTCAAGACTCTCTGACTGAACTCAACGTCCAACTTGAGGATACAACTTCAGAGAAGAAAACTTGTGAGCCTgagaaatgtgtcaacaaagttTGTCGTGTTTGCCTCAAGGTTAGCCACTGGACCTGTGAGTGCTCCTACCTCCGTCGTGTCCTAGCTGGCGTATCTGAGGTTGGCAAGGGCTATGTAATAGTTTGTTTGCGTTGTCCTTCAGTGCGTAACAGGTGCAAGCATAATATCAGCCGTGCTGTTTACGTGTATTGTTATATATGTAAAGTGTGGGGTCAGCACATCACTGGTGAGTGTTCGAAGATCCCAAGACGAATGAAGGAGGATACAAAGGAAAATGCGTTGATCCTGTATCTCTAG